The Halotia branconii CENA392 region TGAAAAAAGAGGGATCACAAGATTCATTAATTAATGTGATATTGCCTTTAGCACTCATACTAGGGCTAGCTCTACTTTTGAGTTTGAATATGGAAGGTGGAGGAGAAAGCGGGGTAACTACTCCTTTAGAGACATGGCTCAAAGTCATTGTTGGTTATTTAGCAGCAGGGACAGAAATTGCCGCAGCAGTTGTGATTGGTGCAGCAGTAATCAAAGGCATTACTGCTTATTTGCGATTGTTATTCTCTCGCGCCAAACAACATTTTGATGCCACAGAAGCAATTCGTTTACAATTAGGGCGAGTGCTGGCATTAGGATTGGAATTTACTGTCGCCAGCGATATTTTACGGACGGCAGTAGCACCTACTCGCCAAGATATTCTCAATTTGGGAGCGATCGTTCTACTACGAACCTTGTTGAATTATTTCTTAGAGCGCGAAATTCAGCAGGGAGAACAACGCCGTTTACAACAAAGATCAACTATTGAAAACGTAGGATAAGTCTAGTTATTTCTTTCTAGGTATAGACAGATGACACACGACAAAAAGCCTGATTTAAAAGCGCAAGATCAAACTTCCTTGGAAACATCCTCCAATGCTCATCTTACTGATTTAGAAGCGCAAGACCAAAATTTCCCTGAAACATCTTCTATTACTCATCCTATTGCCACCGGATTGGGAGCAGCAGGAGGTGGGATTGCAGGTGCTGCACTTGGTCGCTCAATGGGGGGTAAAATAGGTGCTGCGATCGGTGGAGTTGCAGGGGCAATAACTGGTGGAGTTGCAGGCAATCAGCTAGCAGAGTACGCTGAGGAATTTATTGAAGAACTTCAGCCGACAGCTGGATTAGGATTAGGAGCCGATCATAAACCCATAGAATTACCTCGTCATTATACTTGGGAAGAATTACAAGCACTATCAAAACCCCAAGGTGGAGAAATCCAAGCTACGACGAGGTAGTGCATTTACAGTTTGGCTTCCTCTTTAACCCTATAGTGTACACAAAAGTACTCTCCATAGGACTTACGCATTGACATAATGATAAAATATAGGACTTACGCACTTGTAACGAAAAACTAAGCCTTTGCGATTACTTCGTTACCTACCCTGCGGGAACGCTAAGAGCGAACGTAATGACGTAAAATCGTAACCCATGCGTAAGTTCTGGAATTAATACACCAGTAGCCACAATTGTTAGGACATTTATCTATTCCCTGTTCCCTGGGATGCAGTGAGTTTCAACACTTCGACAGGCTACTTCAACTGCGCTCAGTACAAGTCAGTGCCGCGCTGCCGAAGTGTTCTCTTTGAATCAGAACACGATGTCCTAAACGACATGTCTGTTGCTATATAATCTTTACCTACATTATTAATTATTACAATCAAAGCAGTCAACAAGTATAGCCTTTTATCTATGCAAGCAATTTAATATTTTTTTAATATTAAGACTTGTGAATGAGCAATATAGACATATAAAGCTGTACTCTATTACTAACCGCATTTTAATCTAGCAATTAATAAAACTTGCAATTTCATGTGTAAGTTCTTTCAAGCAAATTTTTGAACTGTTTTTGACCTCAGCCTTCTCCCTTGAGGATTCATATTTAGCAACTTACTTGAATGAAAGCGCTATAATCTGCTGCTTTGCAAATCATTAAAGTTCTTCTTCGTCTAATTGAAACAAGCAACACCAACAAAAATATGATCTTTTTCGAGCCAATAGTTAATTCGTTTACCTGGTTAAATTTTTCCTCCACAAGTTTGCAGCCTTATTTACTAGCAACAACTAACGAAGCTGAATATGCTCCTATTGTCCTGACTGGCGTACTACTAAGTTTAGTAGTCATTTATCTCGCTAGTAAAATTGGCGGTGAGTTATCTAGAATGATTGACTTGCCTCCTGTATTAGGGGAATTAGTTGGTGGTGTAATTGTAGGTGCTTCGGCTCTGCATTTAGTGGTGTTTCCCGACAGCGGAGCAGCCGGTAATGATTCCATAATCATGACTGTTTTGCAATTTATCAACAACCTTACTCCTGATGCAGTCACATCAATCTTTCAAACTCAGAGTGAAGTTGTTTCTATTCTTGCCGAACTTGGTGTAATCATTCTGTTATTTGAAATTGGTTTAGAATCAGACTTAAAAGAATTACAGAAAGTTGGTTATCAAGCGATAATTGTAGCCTGTGTAGGAGTGGCTGTTCCTTTTGGTGCTGGCACTGCGGGACTAATTTTATTGTTTCATGCACCAGTGATTCCGGCAATTTTTGCGGGTGCAGCGCTAACAGCTACCAGTATTGGGATTACCTCCAAAGTTTTGTCAGAAATTGGACAGTTAAAATCTCGTGAAGGTCAAATTATTGTAGGTGCAGCGGTCATTGATGACATTCTAGGTATCATCGTATTGGCAGTAGTGGCAAGTCTAGCCAAAACTGGTGAAGTTGATGTTT contains the following coding sequences:
- a CDS encoding DUF1622 domain-containing protein, with protein sequence MKKEGSQDSLINVILPLALILGLALLLSLNMEGGGESGVTTPLETWLKVIVGYLAAGTEIAAAVVIGAAVIKGITAYLRLLFSRAKQHFDATEAIRLQLGRVLALGLEFTVASDILRTAVAPTRQDILNLGAIVLLRTLLNYFLEREIQQGEQRRLQQRSTIENVG
- a CDS encoding cation:proton antiporter; the encoded protein is MIFFEPIVNSFTWLNFSSTSLQPYLLATTNEAEYAPIVLTGVLLSLVVIYLASKIGGELSRMIDLPPVLGELVGGVIVGASALHLVVFPDSGAAGNDSIIMTVLQFINNLTPDAVTSIFQTQSEVVSILAELGVIILLFEIGLESDLKELQKVGYQAIIVACVGVAVPFGAGTAGLILLFHAPVIPAIFAGAALTATSIGITSKVLSEIGQLKSREGQIIVGAAVIDDILGIIVLAVVASLAKTGEVDVFNVIYLIVSATVFLIGSILLGKYFNQSFVAIANKLQTRGNLIIPAFVFAFFMAFLGSAIHLEAILGAFAAGLVLDETDKRKELDEQVKPIADILVPVFFVTVGAKVDLGVLNPFVPGNREGLIIATFLIVVAMIGKVVTGWSVFGQAGVNRLAVGVGMIPRGEVGLVFAGIGAASGTLDKPLQAAIIIMVILTTFVAPPLLRFAFKQSPETKESLEEANLMG